In Acidaminococcus fermentans DSM 20731, one genomic interval encodes:
- a CDS encoding dihydrodipicolinate synthase family protein, whose amino-acid sequence MAKVKNFKTIFPAVSVPLNADYTINEPEFRAYLRWIKSFYNKGIEGLVCNGHTGEVTGLTREERKRVTEICAEECGDVMTIISGVNCENTEGAIEMAKDAKEAGADGILLMPPHMWLRFGMNPKAPFQFVKDVADGADIDIIIHLYPATSKAFYPVETLIKMVKEIPHVKAIKMGTRVTAIYEHDVRELRKACPDVSLITCHDETLCVSWFPGMDGALIGFAGCVPELITAAWKVFKDPANHTLKEAQDASNNIYPISQAIYGGGQPSGEAHARLKEALVQRGVFTSGLMRKPVLPLDQEEKDWVAEGLKKSGLPKVDMKPFEK is encoded by the coding sequence ATGGCAAAAGTAAAGAACTTCAAGACCATTTTCCCGGCGGTATCCGTTCCTCTGAACGCTGACTATACCATCAACGAACCGGAATTCAGAGCATACCTGCGCTGGATCAAATCCTTCTACAACAAAGGCATCGAAGGTCTGGTCTGCAACGGCCACACTGGCGAAGTCACCGGTCTGACCCGGGAAGAACGGAAACGGGTAACGGAAATCTGCGCCGAAGAATGCGGCGATGTGATGACCATCATCTCCGGGGTCAACTGTGAAAACACCGAAGGCGCCATCGAAATGGCCAAGGATGCCAAAGAAGCCGGCGCTGACGGGATCCTGCTGATGCCGCCCCATATGTGGCTGCGTTTCGGGATGAACCCCAAGGCTCCCTTCCAGTTCGTCAAAGATGTGGCTGACGGTGCCGACATCGACATCATCATCCACCTGTATCCGGCTACCAGCAAGGCCTTCTACCCGGTGGAAACCCTGATCAAGATGGTCAAGGAAATCCCCCATGTAAAGGCCATCAAGATGGGTACCCGTGTCACCGCCATCTATGAACACGACGTCCGTGAACTGCGGAAAGCCTGCCCGGATGTATCCCTGATCACCTGCCATGATGAGACCCTGTGTGTATCCTGGTTCCCCGGCATGGACGGCGCTCTGATCGGCTTTGCCGGCTGCGTGCCCGAACTGATCACTGCAGCCTGGAAAGTATTCAAGGACCCGGCCAACCACACCCTGAAGGAAGCCCAGGATGCCTCCAACAACATTTATCCCATCAGCCAGGCCATCTACGGCGGCGGCCAGCCTTCCGGCGAAGCCCATGCCCGTCTGAAGGAAGCTCTGGTACAGCGCGGTGTATTCACCAGCGGCCTGATGCGGAAACCGGTTCTGCCCCTGGACCAGGAAGAAAAAGACTGGGTGGCAGAAGGTCTGAAGAAGAGCGGTCTGCCCAAAGTGGACATGAAACCCTTCGAAAAATAA